The Eublepharis macularius isolate TG4126 chromosome 11, MPM_Emac_v1.0, whole genome shotgun sequence genome includes a region encoding these proteins:
- the LOC129337382 gene encoding succinate--CoA ligase [ADP-forming] subunit beta, mitochondrial-like encodes MRLLKEAGVSVPDGRVAKTPEEAYMAAKRIGTPDLVVKAQILAGGRRKGVFEGGFKGGVRVAFSPEQARDVASQMIGKKLFTKQTGEKGRICNQVLICERIYPRRECYFAVTLERSFHGPVLIGSSQGGVSIEEVAEENPGDIIKEPVDIMKGIRKEQALLLAEKMGFPAKLVHEAADNMIKIYNFFIKYDATMVEINPLAEDSAGSVICMDARVTFDSNSAYRQEKIFSLQDWTQEDERDRNAMKADLNYIGLEGSIGCLVNGAGLAMATMDIIKLHGGTPANFLNVGGGATVQQVTEAFKIITSDNKVQAILVNIFGGLLRCDVIAQGIIMAAEDLELNIPIVIRLQGTRVEDAKTLIAESGLKILACDGLDAAAKMVVKLSEIMILAKDAQVDVAFHLPVD; translated from the coding sequence ATGAGGCTGCTGAAGGAAGCCGGGGTCTCCGTCCCAGACGGGAGGGTGGCCAAGACACCGGAAGAGGCTTACATGGCTGCCAAGAGAATTGGCACACCGGACCTGGTGGTCAAGGCTCAGATCTTAGCTGGTGGCCGGAGAAAGGGCGTCTTTGAAGGTGGCTTCAAGGGAGGCGTGCGAGTGGCCTTTTCTCCTGAGCAAGCCAGGGACGTTGCCTCCCAGATGATCGGGAAGAAGCTGTTCACCAAGCAGACCGGGGAGAAGGGCCGGATCTGCAACCAAGTCTTGATCTGCGAGCGCATCTATCCCAGGAGAGAGTGCTACTTTGCAGTCACCCTGGAGCGGTCCTTCCACGGGCCGGTCCTCATTGGCAGTTCTCAGGGCGGGGTCAGCATTGAGGAGGTTGCGGAGGAGAATCCTGGAGACATCATAAAGGAGCCTGTGGACATCATGAAAGGCATCAGAAAGGAACAAGCCCTTCTGCTGGCTGAGAAAATGGGGTTTCCTGCTAAACTGGTACATGAAGCAGCTGATAACATGATTAAGATATACAACTTCTTTATTAAATATGATGCCACCATGGTGGAAATTAACCCCCTGGCCGAAGATTCAGCAGGGTCAGTGATCTGTATGGACGCCAGAGTGACTTTTGATAGCAATTCCGCTTACCGTCAAGAGAAAATCTTCAGCCTTCAGGACTGGACTCAGGAGGACGAGAGGGACCGGAATGCAATGAAGGCGGATCTCAACTACATCGGGCTGGAAGGAAGCATCGGCTGCCTGGTGAACGGGGCCGGTCTGGCAATGGCCACAATGGACATCATAAAGCTCCACGGGGGCACACCGGCCAACTTCCTGAACGTGGGGGGTGGCGCGACGGTGCAGCAAGTGACGGAGGCCtttaaaatcatcacttccgataACAAGGTGCAAGCAATTCTGGTCAATATTTTTGGAGGCCTTTTGCGATGTGATGTTATTGCCCAGGGGATCATTATGGCAGCTGAAGATCTGGAGTTAAACATTCCCATTGTTATACGGCTCCAGGGCACACGAGTCGAGGACGCCAAGACCTTAATAGCAGAGAGCGGCCTGAAGATCCTGGCCTGTGATGGCTTGGATGCTGCCGCCAAGATGGTCGTCAAACTCTCTGAAATCATGATCTTAGCAAAGGACGCGCAGGTGGATGTGGCGTTTCACTTGCCTGTCGATTAA